Genomic window (candidate division WOR-3 bacterium):
AGGCACCTGCCATTGTTATGGCTTTAACTGGACAGACCTTGAAGCACTCACCGCAACCAATACATTTGGCAGTCAGAACTTTGTGTCGTTCGCCGAGTTTTCCTTCGATTGCCTTAAATTGACAGACTTTAACACATTCGCCACAACCATTGCAAACCGAAGAGATAATGGCATAAGGTCGTGCTTTAGCCCGGTCAACATAAGATTTGCTCGGACATCGATGGACGCAGATTCCACAATCAGTGCATTTCGAAAAATCCATTACTGGCAGATTATTAACCATTGTCAGAGCGCTATAGGGACAGGCGCGAATACAGATATTACAAGCAAAACAACCGACCGTGCATACATCTTTTACTGCTTTGCCTTTATCTTTTGACACACAGGCGAGATATACAAGTTTGGTTCGAGGAATTAATCTTAAAGTGTGTTTGGGACATTCTTTAACACAGATGCCACATCCGGTGCATTTTTTTTCATTGATTACCGGTAGGCGGTTCTTACTCATTTTAATTGCGCCGAATGGACAGACCGAAGCACAATGTCCAAAACCAACGCAACCAAAGACACAACTTTTGTTTCCGCCGTGCATTATATACGCCTGACGGCAATCAGTTCCACCATCATAAATAAATCGCTCCCGACACTCATCTTTTCCACCACGACAAATTAAAGCGGCAATTTTAGGTTCTTCATACTGAACTTCTTTACCCATAATTTGCGCAAGTTTTTCAGCAACTTCTTTGCCCCCAGGAAGACAACGATTTAATGGTGCATTTTCTTTGATTATCTTTTCCGCATAGACCGCACAACCAGCAAATCCGCAAGCACCACAATTAGAGCCGGGTAAAGTTGATTTTATTTTGTTCTCTAACTCGGATGACTCAACGGCAAGTTTTTTAAATAT
Coding sequences:
- a CDS encoding RnfABCDGE type electron transport complex subunit B produces the protein MAVLIKSVFVLGGLGFVLGVGLAIIFKKLAVESSELENKIKSTLPGSNCGACGFAGCAVYAEKIIKENAPLNRCLPGGKEVAEKLAQIMGKEVQYEEPKIAALICRGGKDECRERFIYDGGTDCRQAYIMHGGNKSCVFGCVGFGHCASVCPFGAIKMSKNRLPVINEKKCTGCGICVKECPKHTLRLIPRTKLVYLACVSKDKGKAVKDVCTVGCFACNICIRACPYSALTMVNNLPVMDFSKCTDCGICVHRCPSKSYVDRAKARPYAIISSVCNGCGECVKVCQFKAIEGKLGERHKVLTAKCIGCGECFKVCPVKAITMAGA